In Odocoileus virginianus isolate 20LAN1187 ecotype Illinois chromosome 23, Ovbor_1.2, whole genome shotgun sequence, one DNA window encodes the following:
- the HDHD5 gene encoding haloacid dehalogenase-like hydrolase domain-containing 5 isoform X3 — protein sequence MAALGEAAARWAPGLWRRAVRAPVWLGGRRFASGGAQSLPTFGLLLDIDGVLVRGHQVIPAAQEAFRQLLDPQGQLRVPVVFVTNAGNISQCSKAEELSAQLGFQTLPRNDFPVIEGVLLLGEPVRWETSLQLITDVLLSDGNPGTGLATAPYPHLPVLASNTDLLWMAEAKMPRFGHGTFLLCLEAIYRKLTGRELHYTGLTGKPSLLTYRYAEGLLARQAERRGWAAPIRSLYAVGDNPMSDVYGANLFHQHLQTQQEGAARSCASILVCTGVYGPQAPSPTAPAPGSEGSPFHGHRDFGFRPELLQAAHVVSDLHEAVRLVLHKEGWAL from the exons ATGGCTGCGCTCGGCGAGGCGGCGGCGCGGTGGGCGCCGGGCCTGTGGCGGCGGGCGGTGCGCGCGCCTGTGTGGCTCGGGGGCAGGCGTTTCGCGAGCGGCGGCGCGCAG AGCCTGCCCACCTTTGGGTTGCTGTTGGATATTGATGGGGTGCTGGTGAGGGGCCACCAGGTCATCCCCGCCGCGCAGGAGGCCTTCCGCCAGCTGCTGGACCCCCAGGGGCAGCTGCGGGTGCCTGTGGTCTTTGTCACGAATGCCGGGAACATTTCACAGTGCAGTAAAGCCGAGGAGTTGTCGGCCCAGCTGGGCTTCCAG ACGCTCCCAAGGAATGACTTCCCTGTGATTGAAG GGGTGCTCCTCCTGGGGGAGCCCGTGCGCTGGGAGACCAGCCTGCAGCTGATCACAGACGTCCTCCTCAGTGACGGGAATCCTGGCACGGGTCTGGCGACggccccctacccccaccttcCCGTCCTGGCCAGCAACACGGACCTCCTCTGGATGGCTGAAGCCAAGATGCCCAG GTTTGGCCACGGGAccttcctgctgtgcctggagGCCATTTACCGCAAGCTGACTGGCCGGGAGCTGCACTACACGGGCCTCACAGGCAAGCCCAGCCTCCTTACCTACCGGTACGCAGAGGGCCTGCTGGCGCGGCAGGCGGAGCGGCGGGGCTGGGCCGCCCCCATTCGGAGCCTCTACGCCGTGGG CGACAACCCCATGTCCGACGTCTACGGGGCCAACCTGTTCCACCAGCACCTGCAGACGCAGCAGGAGGGGGCGGCCCGGAGCTGCGCCTCCATCTTGGTGTGCACGGGCGTGTACGGTCCtcaggcccccagccccaccgCGCCCGCCCCGGGCAGCGAGGGGTCTCCATTCCACGGACACCGGGACTTCGGCTTCAGGCCCGAGCTCCTGCAGGCAGCCCACGTGGTCAGCGACTTGCACGAGGCCGTGCGGCTAGTCCTCCACAAGGAGGGCTGGGCTCTCTAG
- the TMEM121B gene encoding transmembrane protein 121B, which produces MRPAPGAPRAAPPPARRQPRFLRGRSGSGSSGGTGGGSDSSASAEREDDDESASISRPLVSAEPPGTPAASRASTPTSARSMTAADLGAGAVAGAVGGAGGPGPGPSCRSCCGCCGRRARSARGGGRRGCSFGSGCRWGYQALSVALLLAQGGLLDVYLIAVTDLYWCSWVATDLVVAAGWAIFFAKNSRSRRGGAHAHHPHHPHAAPLHLPAAPAGAAGAKARGARGGAGGLGPAGPVGAPGEFAFAYLAWLIYSIAFTPKVVLILGTSILDLIELRAPFGTTGFRLTMALSAPLLYCLVRAIGEAGAAPGSAGPLLLQPQRHRAAGCFLGTCLDLLDSFALVELMLDGRAPLPAHLRYLLLAVYFLALASPVLWLYELHAAASPRARASRPGGCSCLLRLLGSCLVDAPLLALRCLLALSYQQPLSVFMLKNLFFLGCRGLEALEGCWDQGLPASPSRARSGYGAPPSAPPAPGAPQLGHCVSEDEGCAHGYVNTLAVASQN; this is translated from the coding sequence ATGCGCCCCGCGCCCGGCGCCCCCcgcgcggccccgcccccagcccggcGGCAGCCCCGGTTCCTGCGCGGCCGGAGCGGCTCGGGCAGCAGCGGCGGCACCGGCGGCGGCAGCGACAGCAGCGCGAGCGCCGAGCGGGAGGACGACGACGAGAGCGCCAGCATCAGCAGGCCGCTGGTGTCCGCCGAGCCCCCGGGGACCCCCGCCGCCTCCCGCGCCTCCACGCCGACCTCCGCGCGCAGCATGACCGCCGCTGACCTGGGCGCGGGCGCCGTGGCCGGGGCCGTCGGGGGTGCgggcggccccggccccggcccctccTGCCGTTCGTGCTGCGGTTGCTGCGGGCGCCGGGCCAGGTCGGCCCGCGGGGGTGGGCGCCGCGGCTGCTCCTTTGGCTCGGGCTGCCGCTGGGGCTACCAGGCGCTGTCCGTGGCGCTGCTGCTGGCGCAAGGCGGCCTGCTGGACGTGTACCTCATCGCCGTCACGGACCTGTACTGGTGCTCCTGGGTGGCCACCGACCTGGTGGTGGCGGCGGGCTGGGCCATCTTCTTCGCCAAGAACAGCCGGAGCCGTCGGGGCGGCGCACACGCCCACCACCCGCATCACCCGCACGCCGCGCCCCTGCACCTGCCGGCCGCCCCCGCCGGGGCTGCGGGCGCCAAGGCGCGCGGTGCGCGCGGGGGCGCGGGTGGCCTGGGGCCGGCGGGGCCGGTCGGGGCGCCCGGCGAGTTCGCCTTCGCCTACCTGGCCTGGCTCATCTACTCCATCGCCTTCACGCCCAAAGTGGTGCTCATCCTGGGCACGTCCATCCTGGACCTCATCGAACTGCGCGCGCCCTTCGGCACCACGGGCTTCCGCCTCACCATGGCGCTTTCGGCGCCGCTGCTTTACTGCCTGGTGCGGGCCATCGGCGAGGCGGGTGCCGCCCCCGGCTCCGCGGGCCCCCTCCTCCTGCAGCCGCAGCGGCACCGTGCCGCCGGCTGCTTCCTGGGCACGTGCCTGGACCTGCTGGACAGCTTCGCGCTGGTGGAGCTGATGCTGGACGGCCGCGCACCGCTGCCGGCACACCTGCGCTACCTGCTCCTCGCCGTCTACTTCCTCGCGCTCGCCTCGCCGGTGCTCTGGCTCTACGAGCTCCACGCCGCCGCCTCGCCCCGGGCCCGGGCCTCGCGGCCGGGCGGCTGCAGCTGTCTCCTGCGCCTCCTGGGCAGCTGCCTGGTGGATGCGCCCTTGCTGGCGCTGCGCTGCCTGCTGGCCCTGAGCTACCAGCAGCCGCTCTCCGTCTTCATGCTCAAGAACCTCTTCTTTCTCGGCTGCCGCGGCCTGGAGGCCCTGGAGGGCTGCTGGGACCAGGGGCTGCCGGCATCCCCTAGTCGAGCCAGGTCCGGCTACGGTGCTCCGCCCTCTGCCCCGCCGGCGCCCGGAGCCCCCCAACTGGGCCACTGCGTCTCCGAGGACGAGGGGTGCGCCCACGGCTATGTCAACACCCTGGCTGTGGCTTCCCAGAATTGA
- the HDHD5 gene encoding haloacid dehalogenase-like hydrolase domain-containing 5 isoform X1, with amino-acid sequence MAALGEAAARWAPGLWRRAVRAPVWLGGRRFASGGAQSLPTFGLLLDIDGVLVRGHQVIPAAQEAFRQLLDPQGQLRVPVVFVTNAGNISQCSKAEELSAQLGFQVEPDQVILSHSPMKLFSQHHDRRMLVSGQGPLVENARALGFKHLVTVDELRAAFPVLDMVDLQRRPKTTTLPRNDFPVIEGVLLLGEPVRWETSLQLITDVLLSDGNPGTGLATAPYPHLPVLASNTDLLWMAEAKMPRFGHGTFLLCLEAIYRKLTGRELHYTGLTGKPSLLTYRYAEGLLARQAERRGWAAPIRSLYAVGDNPMSDVYGANLFHQHLQTQQEGAARSCASILVCTGVYGPQAPSPTAPAPGSEGSPFHGHRDFGFRPELLQAAHVVSDLHEAVRLVLHKEGWAL; translated from the exons ATGGCTGCGCTCGGCGAGGCGGCGGCGCGGTGGGCGCCGGGCCTGTGGCGGCGGGCGGTGCGCGCGCCTGTGTGGCTCGGGGGCAGGCGTTTCGCGAGCGGCGGCGCGCAG AGCCTGCCCACCTTTGGGTTGCTGTTGGATATTGATGGGGTGCTGGTGAGGGGCCACCAGGTCATCCCCGCCGCGCAGGAGGCCTTCCGCCAGCTGCTGGACCCCCAGGGGCAGCTGCGGGTGCCTGTGGTCTTTGTCACGAATGCCGGGAACATTTCACAGTGCAGTAAAGCCGAGGAGTTGTCGGCCCAGCTGGGCTTCCAG GTGGAGCCCGACCAGGTGATCCTGTCCCACAGCCCCATGAAGCTCTTCTCACAGCATCATGACAGGCGGATGCTGGTGTCTGGGCAGGGGCCCCTGGTGGAAAACGCTCGAGC ACTGGGTTTCAAGCACTTGGTCACAGTGGATGAGCTGCGGGCAGCCTTCCCCGTGCTGGACATGGTGGATCTGCAGCGGCGGCCCAAGACCACG ACGCTCCCAAGGAATGACTTCCCTGTGATTGAAG GGGTGCTCCTCCTGGGGGAGCCCGTGCGCTGGGAGACCAGCCTGCAGCTGATCACAGACGTCCTCCTCAGTGACGGGAATCCTGGCACGGGTCTGGCGACggccccctacccccaccttcCCGTCCTGGCCAGCAACACGGACCTCCTCTGGATGGCTGAAGCCAAGATGCCCAG GTTTGGCCACGGGAccttcctgctgtgcctggagGCCATTTACCGCAAGCTGACTGGCCGGGAGCTGCACTACACGGGCCTCACAGGCAAGCCCAGCCTCCTTACCTACCGGTACGCAGAGGGCCTGCTGGCGCGGCAGGCGGAGCGGCGGGGCTGGGCCGCCCCCATTCGGAGCCTCTACGCCGTGGG CGACAACCCCATGTCCGACGTCTACGGGGCCAACCTGTTCCACCAGCACCTGCAGACGCAGCAGGAGGGGGCGGCCCGGAGCTGCGCCTCCATCTTGGTGTGCACGGGCGTGTACGGTCCtcaggcccccagccccaccgCGCCCGCCCCGGGCAGCGAGGGGTCTCCATTCCACGGACACCGGGACTTCGGCTTCAGGCCCGAGCTCCTGCAGGCAGCCCACGTGGTCAGCGACTTGCACGAGGCCGTGCGGCTAGTCCTCCACAAGGAGGGCTGGGCTCTCTAG
- the HDHD5 gene encoding haloacid dehalogenase-like hydrolase domain-containing 5 isoform X2, which produces MAALGEAAARWAPGLWRRAVRAPVWLGGRRFASGGAQSLPTFGLLLDIDGVLVRGHQVIPAAQEAFRQLLDPQGQLRVPVVFVTNAGNISQCSKAEELSAQLGFQVEPDQVILSHSPMKLFSQHHDRRMLVSGQGPLVENARALGFKHLVTVDELRAAFPVLDMVDLQRRPKTTTLPRNDFPVIEGVLLLGEPVRWETSLQLITDVLLSDGNPGTGLATAPYPHLPVLASNTDLLWMAEAKMPRFGHGTFLLCLEAIYRKLTGRELHYTGLTATTPCPTSTGPTCSTSTCRRSRRGRPGAAPPSWCARACTVLRPPAPPRPPRAARGLHSTDTGTSASGPSSCRQPTWSATCTRPCG; this is translated from the exons ATGGCTGCGCTCGGCGAGGCGGCGGCGCGGTGGGCGCCGGGCCTGTGGCGGCGGGCGGTGCGCGCGCCTGTGTGGCTCGGGGGCAGGCGTTTCGCGAGCGGCGGCGCGCAG AGCCTGCCCACCTTTGGGTTGCTGTTGGATATTGATGGGGTGCTGGTGAGGGGCCACCAGGTCATCCCCGCCGCGCAGGAGGCCTTCCGCCAGCTGCTGGACCCCCAGGGGCAGCTGCGGGTGCCTGTGGTCTTTGTCACGAATGCCGGGAACATTTCACAGTGCAGTAAAGCCGAGGAGTTGTCGGCCCAGCTGGGCTTCCAG GTGGAGCCCGACCAGGTGATCCTGTCCCACAGCCCCATGAAGCTCTTCTCACAGCATCATGACAGGCGGATGCTGGTGTCTGGGCAGGGGCCCCTGGTGGAAAACGCTCGAGC ACTGGGTTTCAAGCACTTGGTCACAGTGGATGAGCTGCGGGCAGCCTTCCCCGTGCTGGACATGGTGGATCTGCAGCGGCGGCCCAAGACCACG ACGCTCCCAAGGAATGACTTCCCTGTGATTGAAG GGGTGCTCCTCCTGGGGGAGCCCGTGCGCTGGGAGACCAGCCTGCAGCTGATCACAGACGTCCTCCTCAGTGACGGGAATCCTGGCACGGGTCTGGCGACggccccctacccccaccttcCCGTCCTGGCCAGCAACACGGACCTCCTCTGGATGGCTGAAGCCAAGATGCCCAG GTTTGGCCACGGGAccttcctgctgtgcctggagGCCATTTACCGCAAGCTGACTGGCCGGGAGCTGCACTACACGGGCCTCACAG CGACAACCCCATGTCCGACGTCTACGGGGCCAACCTGTTCCACCAGCACCTGCAGACGCAGCAGGAGGGGGCGGCCCGGAGCTGCGCCTCCATCTTGGTGTGCACGGGCGTGTACGGTCCtcaggcccccagccccaccgCGCCCGCCCCGGGCAGCGAGGGGTCTCCATTCCACGGACACCGGGACTTCGGCTTCAGGCCCGAGCTCCTGCAGGCAGCCCACGTGGTCAGCGACTTGCACGAGGCCGTGCGGCTAG